TCGAGCAGCGCGTCCGCGAACTCGACGACGCCGTCGATGGGGCGGAGGGGACGGTCGAGCATCCCCGCACCCGTGGCGGGGCCGTCGCGGAATGCGTCGGCGTCGCCCAGCACCTCGACCCCCCGGTCGGCGACCGCGCGGGCGACGTCGACGCCCGACCCGAGGACGGACTCGGCGCGGCAGAACGCCGCCGTCGTGCGCGCCACGTCGGACAGGAGGTCAGTCTCGGTGTCCGCCTCGTCGGCGTGGCGGACGGTGCCGTCGTCGTCGACGAGCGTCTCTCGGAGGTACGCGAGCGTGCGCTCGGCGTCCGCACGGGCGGACTCGTCGTCGGTGTACGCTGCGAGCGTGAGAAGCGCGTCCGCTGCGAGCGCGTTGCCCCCGGCGTAGGCGGTCAGGTCGGTTCGTTCGCCGTCGGGCCCGACGCTGGCGCCGTAGGCGAACCCCGACCACAGGTCGGCGTCGAGGAACGCCCGAATCTCGTCGGCGACCTCGCGGTAGGACTCGTCGCCGGTGTAGAGGTAGGCGTTCGCGAACGCGCGCAGGACCCCCGCGTCGTCGGCCAGGAGTTTCTCGCGCGCCGGGTCCGACCAGTCGCGCGCGCCGGCGTAGCGGTAGACGCCGCCGTCGTCGTCGACGAGGTTGCGCTCGACGGCGTCGAGCGTCTGGGTCGCCTTGTAGCGGTCGCGCTTGAGCGCGAACTCGACGGTCCGGGGCATCGGGAACTTGGCGTCGTCGCCCCAGCCGGCGAACTCGGGGTCCCACTGGGCGTCGAGTTGCCCCGCGAGGTGCGCCTCGATGGCGGTCGTCACCGGGCCGTGGGGCGTCTCACCGCCCGCGAGCGCGCGCGGGACG
The DNA window shown above is from Halobaculum marinum and carries:
- a CDS encoding DUF255 domain-containing protein; the protein is MTGETRVEWREWGADAFAEAERTDTPVLLFLTATWCDDCHRMLVETFGEPRIAANVNDGFVPVKVDVDREPRVRERYNMGGFPSTVFATPSGELLTGATYLGPDGFRSVLDRVRETWDDNGEEAGRVPRALAGGETPHGPVTTAIEAHLAGQLDAQWDPEFAGWGDDAKFPMPRTVEFALKRDRYKATQTLDAVERNLVDDDGGVYRYAGARDWSDPAREKLLADDAGVLRAFANAYLYTGDESYREVADEIRAFLDADLWSGFAYGASVGPDGERTDLTAYAGGNALAADALLTLAAYTDDESARADAERTLAYLRETLVDDDGTVRHADEADTETDLLSDVARTTAAFCRAESVLGSGVDVARAVADRGVEVLGDADAFRDGPATGAGMLDRPLRPIDGVVEFADALLDLAALTGEDEYRERAEAAVGAFAGATERMGVQVAGYGSVAARLTSDPLVVDVGAPVGSDLHRAALRVADHEKVVVPDSERVDAGTAVLRGRDADPAESPEALLQSVADTAR